One segment of Pyrococcus sp. ST04 DNA contains the following:
- a CDS encoding ABC transporter permease, with product MRVLLTMVYREIKRFMRSRARVIGSLLNPLIWLIFFGKGWAGAFNFPGAKMLFGGVDYMTYLVPGIVAMTVFNMGFMQGITLIWDRQFGFLKELLVAPASRVEAIIGRSIGGALMALIQGIIILTLSFTMADLKLSGVLPTLALAFLVGVAVSGLGMAIAMKMTSMEGFQVIVTMLMLPMTFLSGAFYPIKTMPEWMQYLAKINPLTYAVDGARYYLAGIPTTFSLRTDWLVLSGLAVILVGIAALEFRKATID from the coding sequence ATGAGGGTTCTGCTTACGATGGTCTACAGGGAGATTAAGAGGTTCATGAGGTCGAGAGCAAGAGTTATTGGATCGCTCCTAAATCCACTAATTTGGTTGATATTCTTTGGAAAGGGGTGGGCTGGCGCCTTCAACTTCCCTGGTGCCAAGATGCTTTTTGGAGGAGTTGACTACATGACCTACTTGGTTCCAGGAATAGTGGCAATGACAGTATTCAACATGGGTTTTATGCAGGGTATAACGTTGATTTGGGATAGACAGTTCGGATTCCTCAAAGAGCTCCTCGTCGCACCAGCCTCGAGAGTTGAAGCAATAATTGGGAGAAGCATTGGAGGGGCACTGATGGCCCTTATCCAGGGAATAATAATCTTAACCCTAAGCTTTACGATGGCAGATCTTAAACTTTCAGGAGTTCTACCCACATTGGCGCTGGCATTTTTAGTAGGTGTGGCGGTTTCAGGCCTGGGAATGGCAATAGCCATGAAGATGACGAGCATGGAGGGATTCCAAGTAATAGTAACAATGCTAATGCTCCCAATGACATTCCTTAGCGGGGCGTTCTATCCAATAAAGACGATGCCGGAATGGATGCAGTATTTAGCAAAGATAAATCCACTAACGTATGCAGTAGACGGAGCAAGATACTACCTGGCCGGAATTCCAACGACATTCTCACTAAGAACAGATTGGCTGGTTTTATCTGGATTAGCCGTGATCCTCGTTGGAATTGCGGCCCTAGAATTCAGAAAAGCAACAATAGACTGA
- the crcB gene encoding fluoride efflux transporter CrcB, giving the protein MNAKITLMILIGGGLGAVARFYISGILPVYRDFPVGTLLVNSIASFILGYLYGLLFWGFDVSQEARAFFATGFCGGLSTFSTFSYETFSLLREGEMKLALLNVLANVFVTLFLIFIGFLLARR; this is encoded by the coding sequence ATGAATGCTAAAATCACGCTGATGATTCTAATAGGAGGAGGACTTGGAGCGGTAGCTAGGTTCTATATATCAGGGATCCTACCCGTTTATAGAGACTTTCCGGTAGGAACTCTCCTGGTTAATTCAATAGCAAGCTTTATACTAGGATATCTCTATGGTCTTCTTTTCTGGGGATTTGATGTATCCCAGGAAGCGAGGGCATTCTTTGCAACTGGGTTTTGTGGAGGGCTTAGCACATTTTCAACGTTCTCCTACGAAACATTTTCTCTACTCAGAGAAGGAGAAATGAAGCTAGCACTACTAAACGTTTTGGCAAACGTTTTTGTAACGCTATTCCTAATATTTATAGGATTCCTACTTGCGAGAAGGTGA
- a CDS encoding DUF190 domain-containing protein: protein MVEVEHWNTLRLRIYIGENDRWEGRPLYKVIVDKLREMGVAGATVYRGIYGFGKKSRLHSSDVIRLSTDLPIIIEVVDRGHIIEKVVNEVKPMIKDGMITVEPTIVLWVGSKEEIKRFEEDAVRR, encoded by the coding sequence ATGGTTGAAGTTGAACACTGGAACACGCTCAGGTTGAGGATATATATAGGAGAAAATGATAGATGGGAAGGAAGACCGCTCTATAAAGTAATAGTTGACAAACTACGGGAAATGGGAGTTGCAGGAGCAACCGTTTATAGGGGAATTTACGGATTCGGCAAGAAAAGCAGGCTACATTCAAGTGATGTTATAAGACTATCAACCGATTTGCCCATAATAATAGAGGTTGTTGACAGGGGCCATATAATTGAAAAGGTCGTAAACGAAGTAAAGCCAATGATAAAGGATGGAATGATAACGGTAGAACCAACAATAGTTCTTTGGGTCGGAAGCAAAGAGGAAATAAAGAGATTTGAAGAAGATGCTGTTAGGCGATGA
- a CDS encoding GNAT family N-acetyltransferase: protein MLIRGRVRESKIPKFKHRWFGVLEVEAKDSSEIYRLYMSGVAQWLVEGDEVEIKVLKPPKEKDGIKILEFNDYELYKFYNGERIKVWPLWEKLYKAKRFSPLTGELLYEYEIRAREATYESDFEAIAELEQYHYASQKEKVALWRCEKCGTIIEANTKPICPKCKTDKHVHILEIKGSTPASRFLLLELVKREEYEPRILAYVRVDPPIPLMHRKLPNGDVEKNIREKIFPEEWLKPSFWPEKIMHELFMELRKKYPKKVARSLLWEKAKERALRESDTAGARIARVVVHPDYRSDGLGQLSVKAALEWIAERRIPEMRKRKHFVETIAQMARYNPFFEKVGFKFVWETASGRPVLIYPLTEEAKEYLDRYFKEDPYAPKEPLWRPSYGKVEKMKGSIVFKNVSKVFESELDIKGLPEEIQDLLKAFGVKHRVIQRPVLRNLNFEIKPGEIIAVVGASGAGKTTLLRLILGAVKGFWEEKYRPTSGEIKVPDNVKVSVLIPGEFEPEFGSESILEHVYRKIKDLNAAVEVLNRAGLSDAVLYRAKFSELSTGQKERAKIASLLAEKPNLILIDEFAAHLDTLTAMRVARKVAEILREAGITGVIITHRPEVVKALDPDRVLFVGYGTAIMKDSLQ, encoded by the coding sequence ATGCTCATTCGGGGAAGAGTAAGAGAAAGCAAGATACCAAAGTTTAAGCACAGATGGTTTGGAGTTCTAGAAGTCGAAGCCAAAGATTCTAGTGAAATTTACCGCTTATATATGAGCGGCGTAGCCCAATGGTTGGTAGAAGGAGATGAGGTGGAGATAAAAGTTCTTAAACCCCCAAAGGAGAAGGACGGAATAAAGATTTTGGAGTTCAATGATTACGAGCTATATAAATTCTATAATGGAGAAAGGATTAAGGTTTGGCCTCTCTGGGAAAAACTGTACAAGGCAAAGAGGTTTTCTCCACTAACTGGAGAGTTGCTTTATGAGTACGAGATTAGGGCAAGAGAAGCCACATACGAGAGTGATTTTGAGGCTATAGCTGAGCTTGAACAGTACCACTATGCAAGTCAGAAAGAGAAAGTAGCTCTGTGGAGATGTGAGAAGTGTGGGACAATAATAGAGGCAAACACAAAGCCAATATGTCCCAAGTGTAAAACGGATAAGCATGTCCATATATTAGAGATTAAAGGATCAACACCAGCTTCGAGGTTCCTTCTCCTAGAGCTTGTAAAGAGGGAGGAGTACGAGCCAAGAATATTAGCGTATGTGAGAGTGGATCCACCAATCCCCCTAATGCACAGAAAACTGCCAAATGGAGATGTTGAAAAGAACATTAGGGAGAAAATATTCCCTGAGGAATGGCTAAAGCCAAGCTTTTGGCCAGAAAAGATAATGCATGAGCTCTTTATGGAGCTCAGAAAGAAGTATCCAAAGAAAGTTGCGAGATCGCTACTCTGGGAGAAAGCGAAAGAGAGGGCACTCAGAGAGAGCGATACAGCTGGAGCCAGGATAGCCAGAGTTGTCGTTCATCCTGACTATCGCTCAGATGGATTAGGACAACTAAGCGTTAAAGCAGCACTTGAATGGATCGCCGAGAGAAGAATTCCAGAGATGAGAAAAAGGAAGCACTTTGTAGAAACGATAGCCCAGATGGCCCGATATAATCCCTTTTTTGAAAAGGTGGGATTTAAGTTTGTCTGGGAAACTGCCAGTGGGAGACCAGTCTTGATATATCCCTTAACTGAGGAAGCCAAAGAGTACTTAGATAGGTACTTCAAAGAGGACCCATATGCTCCAAAAGAGCCTTTATGGAGACCGAGTTATGGAAAAGTTGAGAAAATGAAGGGGTCGATAGTGTTCAAAAACGTCAGCAAGGTCTTTGAGAGCGAGCTTGATATAAAAGGACTGCCAGAGGAGATACAAGATCTGCTGAAGGCTTTTGGTGTTAAACATAGGGTCATTCAAAGGCCAGTGCTTAGGAACCTGAACTTTGAAATTAAGCCGGGAGAGATAATAGCAGTGGTTGGAGCTAGTGGAGCCGGAAAAACGACACTACTCAGACTGATTTTGGGAGCAGTTAAAGGATTCTGGGAGGAGAAGTATAGGCCAACAAGCGGAGAAATTAAAGTACCCGACAATGTGAAGGTCTCTGTTCTCATCCCTGGAGAATTCGAGCCAGAATTTGGATCGGAGAGTATATTAGAGCATGTTTACAGGAAAATAAAGGATCTTAACGCGGCTGTGGAGGTTCTAAACAGAGCTGGATTAAGTGACGCAGTTCTCTATAGGGCTAAGTTCTCCGAACTCTCTACGGGTCAAAAGGAAAGGGCCAAGATAGCATCCCTTCTCGCCGAAAAGCCAAATCTAATTTTAATAGACGAGTTTGCAGCCCATCTAGATACGCTTACAGCAATGAGAGTTGCAAGGAAGGTTGCCGAGATACTTAGAGAGGCTGGAATTACCGGTGTCATAATAACACACAGACCAGAAGTCGTTAAGGCTCTCGACCCTGACAGGGTGTTGTTCGTTGGATACGGAACGGCTATAATGAAAGACTCTCTTCAATAA